The Candidatus Neomarinimicrobiota bacterium genome includes a window with the following:
- a CDS encoding isoaspartyl peptidase/L-asparaginase produces MSTVLSLLLVWTVMATSCKEESSPATRFGLVIHGGAGTIKKENMTAEREAAYEEALTGALTLGHEILSNGGSAVEAVELVVKRLEDSPLFNAGKGAVFTSTGTNELDASIMDGKTLNAGAVAAVKHIKNPITAARLVMEESPHVLLTGDGAEEFAREHDVEFVAPEYFYTDRRWKSYVKRKEEEVEKAATSANPDLDQESEYSTVGVAALDTDGNLAAGTSTGGTTFKRFGRVGDSPIIGAGTYADNRTCAVSGTGTGEYFIRLAIAHHISALMAYEGKSVQEACDIVIHEKLTELGGDGGVIAINGQGNIAFSFNTDGMYRGHVKGDGVAAVKIYGD; encoded by the coding sequence TCGGTCTCGTCATTCACGGCGGCGCCGGTACTATCAAGAAGGAGAACATGACCGCCGAGAGAGAGGCCGCCTATGAGGAAGCGCTCACCGGTGCGCTGACGCTCGGTCATGAAATCCTGTCCAATGGAGGTTCAGCGGTCGAGGCTGTTGAGCTGGTGGTAAAAAGGCTCGAGGATTCGCCTCTCTTTAATGCGGGCAAAGGGGCTGTCTTTACCAGTACTGGTACGAACGAACTCGACGCTTCTATCATGGACGGCAAGACCCTGAATGCCGGAGCAGTGGCTGCAGTGAAGCACATCAAGAATCCCATCACCGCCGCGCGACTCGTCATGGAGGAGTCACCTCATGTCCTCCTGACTGGGGATGGTGCCGAGGAATTCGCCCGGGAGCACGATGTGGAATTCGTTGCGCCGGAATACTTCTATACCGATCGACGGTGGAAAAGCTACGTAAAGAGGAAAGAGGAGGAGGTAGAAAAAGCTGCAACTTCCGCTAATCCTGACTTGGATCAGGAATCGGAGTATAGTACTGTAGGCGTCGCGGCCCTCGACACAGATGGCAACCTGGCGGCCGGGACATCCACCGGCGGCACGACCTTCAAGCGGTTCGGGCGTGTGGGTGATTCACCTATCATCGGGGCCGGGACATACGCCGACAACCGCACCTGTGCTGTTTCCGGCACCGGCACCGGTGAGTACTTTATCCGCCTTGCCATTGCCCATCACATCTCGGCTCTCATGGCCTACGAAGGGAAGTCGGTACAGGAAGCGTGCGATATCGTGATCCACGAGAAGCTCACGGAACTCGGCGGCGACGGGGGCGTCATCGCCATCAATGGGCAGGGCAATATCGCCTTTTCTTTTAACACGGATGGAATGTATCGTGGCCACGTAAAGGGAGATGGAGTAGCGGCAGTTAAAATTTACGGTGACTGA
- a CDS encoding alpha/beta hydrolase → MSTLTHQHVKTNGISLHTVQAGPEDGPLLIFLHGFPEFWYCWHRQIDFFAERGFRVVVPDQRGYNLSPKPSSISSYRVEPIARDILGLIESLGRRKAHIVGHDWGGITAWRLGNRYKQWVERLAILNCPHPGVMRRNLFSNPAQLKKSWYIFYYQLPWLPEWTMSRNDWEFARKALQYTSVRGTFGDDDLGQYVAAWSQPGALSAMLGWYRAGMLLMKSRIGKRRPPRKIEVPTLLLWGAKDRFLGREMAQPSVDRCTNGRLIFLEEATHWLQHEEPEKVNSLLLQFLTS, encoded by the coding sequence GTGAGCACTCTGACACACCAACACGTTAAGACCAACGGCATCTCCCTCCACACCGTCCAGGCGGGGCCGGAGGACGGTCCGCTCCTGATTTTCCTCCACGGATTTCCGGAGTTCTGGTACTGCTGGCACAGGCAGATCGACTTTTTCGCTGAAAGGGGATTCCGTGTAGTTGTTCCGGATCAGCGCGGATACAATCTCTCCCCCAAGCCGTCGAGCATCTCTTCATATCGAGTGGAGCCAATCGCTAGAGACATCCTCGGCCTCATCGAATCGCTGGGCAGGCGCAAAGCTCACATTGTCGGCCACGACTGGGGTGGAATCACGGCGTGGCGGTTGGGAAACCGTTACAAGCAGTGGGTGGAGAGACTGGCCATCCTGAACTGTCCTCATCCCGGCGTCATGCGGCGAAATCTTTTCAGTAATCCCGCTCAGCTGAAGAAGAGCTGGTACATCTTCTACTATCAGCTGCCGTGGCTGCCGGAGTGGACTATGTCCCGCAACGATTGGGAATTTGCTCGGAAAGCACTTCAGTATACTTCCGTGCGCGGGACCTTCGGTGATGACGATCTGGGGCAGTATGTGGCGGCGTGGTCACAGCCGGGGGCGCTCTCAGCCATGCTCGGTTGGTATCGCGCGGGGATGTTGCTCATGAAAAGTCGCATCGGAAAGAGACGACCGCCCAGAAAGATCGAAGTGCCGACTCTTCTTCTCTGGGGTGCCAAGGATCGATTTCTCGGTCGCGAAATGGCTCAGCCGAGCGTTGACAGGTGTACGAATGGGAGACTTATCTTTCTTGAGGAGGCGACTCACTGGCTTCAGCATGAGGAGCCGGAGAAAGTTAACTCACTCTTGCTTCAATTTCTCACGTCCTGA
- a CDS encoding alpha/beta fold hydrolase, with translation MFDSILRRGGDEVRFFSASDGTSIACTVIRPKTDPVAVVAFIHGIAVASRLYTPMADSLAGQGYIVIMMDIRGHGYSKGEPGDVPAGASLVKDARDFFRFVRGEEGDELPLIVMGHSLGTYIWMATLQSFSDLQVDGLILMSGGVVPQKRSKTPSGHKVGTFIRGHRLEYLLSFIFPGLKPIEIVLPKESQAENQPLVTRYSRRFFQNLDIGRESYETFYRSFDRPVLLISGEEDEIMPAEEIRNSYDKFQNGDKSIEMMDNLTHTSIIWHGAPVISAWLDERLRP, from the coding sequence ATGTTTGACTCAATCCTCAGACGGGGCGGCGATGAGGTGCGCTTCTTTAGCGCCTCTGACGGAACGTCAATCGCCTGTACCGTCATTCGGCCGAAAACGGATCCTGTGGCTGTCGTGGCGTTCATTCACGGCATCGCTGTCGCTTCCCGGCTCTACACTCCCATGGCGGATTCTCTGGCCGGGCAAGGGTATATCGTCATCATGATGGACATCCGGGGGCACGGTTATTCAAAAGGTGAGCCGGGGGATGTACCCGCCGGTGCATCGCTCGTGAAGGATGCCAGAGACTTTTTCCGCTTCGTAAGAGGGGAGGAGGGGGACGAACTGCCCCTCATCGTTATGGGGCACAGCCTCGGTACGTATATATGGATGGCGACATTGCAGTCGTTCTCTGACTTGCAGGTGGACGGGCTCATTCTAATGTCGGGCGGCGTTGTTCCGCAGAAGCGCAGTAAGACGCCCAGTGGGCACAAGGTGGGGACGTTCATTCGGGGTCACAGGCTGGAATACCTCCTGTCATTCATTTTCCCAGGACTGAAGCCTATCGAGATTGTACTGCCCAAGGAATCTCAGGCGGAGAACCAGCCGTTGGTCACACGCTATTCAAGGCGATTCTTTCAGAACCTCGATATCGGCAGGGAGTCTTACGAAACATTCTATAGATCATTCGATCGACCTGTTCTGTTGATTTCCGGTGAAGAGGACGAAATCATGCCCGCGGAGGAGATTCGTAACTCATACGACAAGTTTCAGAACGGTGATAAATCAATTGAAATGATGGATAACCTGACACACACTTCCATCATCTGGCACGGGGCGCCCGTCATCAGCGCCTGGCTGGATGAGAGATTAAGACCTTAG